A single region of the Borrelia hermsii DAH genome encodes:
- a CDS encoding lipid II:glycine glycyltransferase FemX: MNIKKTQIESLNENYLQSKLWTIVKKTSSNKSPWKAIALSSDHFNKILVMQRKIFGNLYLSYIAHPEFSNKKIEEINAYELNTQIKKFSEDIRQYLHKNTIFVRYDLMFYTTRSLKEDYIPLKLKFKNLKKSFDDIQPSNTTILDLQDSLDAIKAKMKKKTRYNINLSSKKNIKVIIDDDFKYFDEFYKLHKETAQRDKFAIHSKDYIKNLIKAFTEDTNSKIKLIIALHNEQLISGIIVGIYKDKATYLYGASSRSNRHLMPNYAVQFKTIQMLKSLSIKEYDLLGIPPTADAKHPLFGLFQFKTGFGGKLIHRIGCYDFVYKKFLYKVYSILEILRYIYYKIIKKRF, from the coding sequence ATGAATATTAAAAAAACTCAAATAGAAAGCTTAAATGAAAATTATCTGCAAAGCAAACTATGGACAATTGTAAAAAAAACCTCAAGCAATAAAAGTCCATGGAAAGCCATAGCATTAAGTAGTGACCATTTTAATAAAATTCTTGTGATGCAAAGAAAGATCTTTGGAAATCTTTACTTAAGTTACATCGCCCATCCAGAATTTTCAAATAAGAAAATTGAAGAAATTAATGCATATGAACTTAATACCCAAATCAAAAAATTTAGTGAAGATATAAGGCAATATTTACATAAAAATACCATATTTGTACGATATGATTTAATGTTTTATACCACAAGAAGCTTAAAAGAAGACTATATTCCACTAAAACTTAAATTTAAAAATCTTAAAAAATCATTCGATGACATACAACCATCAAATACAACCATACTAGATTTGCAAGATTCATTAGATGCCATTAAAGCTAAGATGAAAAAGAAAACAAGATACAATATAAACCTTAGCAGCAAAAAAAATATTAAAGTCATTATAGATGATGATTTTAAATATTTTGATGAATTTTATAAACTTCATAAAGAAACCGCCCAAAGAGATAAATTCGCTATTCACTCAAAAGATTATATAAAAAACTTAATAAAAGCATTCACAGAAGATACAAATTCCAAAATCAAACTAATAATTGCATTACACAATGAACAACTAATATCTGGAATTATTGTTGGAATATATAAAGACAAGGCTACATATCTCTACGGTGCCTCAAGTAGATCAAATAGGCACTTAATGCCAAATTATGCTGTACAATTTAAGACAATACAAATGCTTAAAAGTCTTTCAATAAAAGAATATGATCTTCTAGGAATTCCTCCAACTGCTGATGCAAAACACCCTTTATTTGGTCTATTTCAATTCAAGACTGGATTTGGGGGAAAACTTATTCATAGAATTGGATGTTATGACTTTGTGTACAAAAAATTTTTATATAAAGTTTATAGCATTCTTGAAATACTAAGATACATCTACTATAAAATCATAAAAAAAAGATTTTAA
- the murD gene encoding UDP-N-acetylmuramoyl-L-alanine--D-glutamate ligase, with translation MYLNDIRGKNFLIMGLGLHGGGLAAAKFLLKHGGNLVITDLKSELELSPSIKSLKQFKDKVRYVLGYHDEDDFKSADIVIKNPGVSFDNKYLKLAKRVETDISLFLMFNQNPIIAITGTKGKSTLASLLHKVLVAKYPNSKLGGNIGISPLSFLDELDGTSPIVLELSSWQLHDLENLCPIISIITNIYCDHQNYYSNFDSYIADKSKIFINQNSGILISQDQAYYNYFYKFKSKSKLILFSETVPLNFKNDIFYFEMGKVYLNNKVMGTLSDSRIVLLISKMITVFIASYLRLDLSVVSKILTDFDGIEHRLEFVREFEGVKYYNDTASTIPDSTVLSVKSLRPYGGLINLITGGTDKGLDFAVFGEILSMVKTWILLRGSATLKIIKFLEDNNLHYFIFSSLEECVYYAKKNSIRDDIVLFSPASASFELFKNEFDRGLQFKNLVSIMT, from the coding sequence GTGTATTTAAATGATATAAGAGGTAAAAATTTTTTGATTATGGGCTTGGGGCTTCATGGAGGAGGTCTTGCTGCTGCTAAATTTTTGTTGAAACATGGCGGTAATTTGGTAATTACTGATTTAAAGAGTGAGTTGGAATTAAGTCCAAGTATTAAGTCCTTGAAGCAATTTAAAGATAAAGTTCGATATGTTTTAGGATATCATGATGAGGATGATTTTAAGAGCGCAGATATTGTTATTAAAAATCCTGGTGTAAGCTTTGATAATAAGTATTTAAAGCTTGCAAAAAGAGTTGAGACCGATATTAGTTTATTTTTAATGTTTAATCAAAATCCGATAATTGCTATTACAGGAACTAAGGGAAAATCTACACTTGCATCTCTTTTGCATAAGGTTTTAGTTGCTAAGTATCCGAATTCTAAGCTTGGAGGTAATATTGGGATATCTCCTTTAAGTTTTTTAGATGAACTTGATGGAACATCGCCTATTGTTTTAGAACTTTCTTCTTGGCAATTACATGATCTTGAAAATTTGTGTCCTATTATTAGTATTATTACAAATATTTATTGTGATCATCAAAATTATTATTCAAATTTTGATAGCTACATAGCAGATAAGTCAAAAATTTTTATAAATCAAAATTCCGGGATTTTGATCTCTCAGGATCAAGCTTATTATAATTATTTTTATAAATTTAAATCTAAATCCAAGCTCATTTTATTCTCAGAAACTGTGCCTTTAAACTTTAAAAATGATATTTTTTATTTTGAGATGGGTAAAGTTTATTTAAATAATAAAGTGATGGGTACTCTTAGTGACTCAAGAATTGTGTTATTGATCTCTAAAATGATCACCGTTTTTATTGCAAGTTATTTACGTTTGGATTTAAGTGTTGTATCTAAGATTTTGACTGATTTTGATGGTATTGAACATAGGTTAGAATTCGTAAGGGAATTTGAAGGTGTTAAATATTATAATGATACGGCATCAACAATTCCTGATTCTACAGTTTTGTCTGTTAAAAGTTTAAGGCCCTACGGAGGATTGATTAATCTTATTACTGGCGGGACTGATAAAGGGCTTGATTTTGCAGTTTTTGGTGAGATTTTAAGTATGGTTAAAACTTGGATCTTATTAAGAGGAAGTGCTACTTTAAAGATTATTAAATTTTTAGAAGATAATAATCTTCATTATTTTATCTTCTCTTCTTTAGAAGAATGTGTTTATTATGCTAAAAAAAACTCTATTCGGGATGATATAGTTTTATTTTCCCCAGCCAGTGCTTCTTTTGAGCTTTTTAAGAATGAATTTGATAGAGGACTGCAATTTAAGAATTTAGTGAGTATTATGACTTAA
- a CDS encoding M15 family metallopeptidase, which translates to MRSLNILSLILLVNNLTLKANSISKQDLKIVLQTIQTLDKSYQKQIKDNPIQFIKELNPLLEAEKNDLLILVNKKIPIPKEYNPTDLVYLKDFKELKNIGKENLRIRKILIDDLISLVEAGKKNGLQIKIVSAYRTREYQKFLFEYNVKTYGLKIATIQSATPDHSQHQLGTTIDFIKIDDNLLNTKAGKWLYENSLKHGFSLSYPKNHERETGYKPEPWHYMYIGKQACILQKKYFNNLQYKLLKFWHENKKELSRLIQKYTN; encoded by the coding sequence ATGAGATCATTAAATATTCTTTCACTAATACTATTAGTTAATAACTTGACTTTAAAAGCAAACTCAATATCAAAACAAGACTTAAAAATCGTACTTCAAACTATACAAACTTTAGATAAATCTTATCAAAAACAAATAAAGGACAATCCTATTCAATTTATAAAAGAGCTTAACCCATTGCTTGAAGCAGAAAAGAATGATCTCTTAATACTTGTAAATAAAAAAATCCCGATTCCTAAAGAATACAACCCAACTGATTTAGTTTATTTAAAAGATTTCAAAGAATTAAAAAATATTGGAAAAGAAAACTTAAGGATAAGAAAAATATTAATAGATGACTTAATTAGTCTTGTAGAGGCAGGAAAAAAAAATGGCTTACAAATAAAAATAGTATCAGCATACAGAACAAGAGAATATCAAAAATTTTTATTTGAATATAACGTAAAAACTTACGGACTTAAGATAGCAACAATCCAATCAGCAACTCCTGATCACTCACAACACCAACTAGGAACAACCATAGATTTTATAAAAATAGATGATAATTTACTAAATACAAAAGCTGGTAAATGGCTTTATGAAAATTCATTAAAACATGGATTCTCATTATCGTATCCAAAGAATCATGAAAGAGAAACTGGTTATAAACCAGAACCTTGGCATTACATGTACATTGGCAAACAAGCTTGTATCTTACAAAAAAAATATTTCAACAATTTACAATATAAACTTCTCAAATTTTGGCATGAAAATAAAAAAGAACTTTCACGGTTAATTCAAAAATATACAAATTAA
- the metG gene encoding methionine--tRNA ligase yields MNQVKKKNLITAALPYVNNIPHLGNLVQVLSADAFARYSRMMGIETLYVCGTDEYGTATETKALIEKTTPEELCNKYYEIHKSIYEWFNIKFDIFGRTTNKRHKETVQDLFLKLEKNGYTTEKESEQFFCKQDQMFLADRYVTGECPNCGNNAKGDQCENCSKLLSPTDLINPKCIICKNIPIIKTTKHIYIDLPKIKDELSHWMQITELNTNWNTNAIKITNAFLRDGLKERAITRDLKWGIPVPKKEYENKVFYVWFDAPIGYISITKEISKDWESWWKNNEETNLVQFIGKDNILFHTVIFPSIALGSKENWTMLSKLASSEYLNYENLKFSKSAGTGIFGNDVITTGIPSDIWRFYIYYNRPEKSDFQFMWDDFMERVNSELIGNFSNLVNRVLTFYKKFFGDQIDKIEIKEDFWQEINLKYDKTLNFFKQVELKSALKEILDISRTGNKIFQDKEPWKTKDSTPQKTKELLLNLIYLIRDLSILISPFIPHTSDKIRRFFGNSYEISNRFLGTNLGLSTIQFTEVLFIKLEKHLINSLKLKYSGSKNMQDEQTSNQINPINLFSEQVCLKVVQVKTIERNPDAEKLFILKLNDGSSDGKQIVSSLADYYKEEELIGKHIIIVDNLKPAKFRGIKSEGMLIATEDKDKNFKVIIVEDFKDNPIPGERIILESDSYKELKSPAKISIDKFFKTQIVAENGELKINGINLILEHSKEKILSIEIPNGKVY; encoded by the coding sequence ATAAATCAAGTGAAAAAAAAGAACTTAATTACAGCTGCATTGCCATATGTTAACAACATACCTCACCTTGGCAACTTAGTACAAGTCTTATCAGCAGATGCTTTTGCACGATACTCAAGAATGATGGGCATAGAGACACTTTACGTCTGCGGAACAGATGAATACGGGACAGCCACAGAAACTAAGGCTTTAATTGAAAAAACTACCCCTGAAGAACTTTGCAACAAATATTATGAAATACACAAATCAATTTATGAATGGTTTAACATTAAATTTGACATTTTTGGACGCACAACTAACAAACGCCACAAGGAAACTGTACAAGATTTATTCTTAAAGCTAGAAAAAAATGGTTATACCACAGAGAAAGAAAGTGAACAATTTTTTTGTAAGCAAGATCAAATGTTTTTAGCAGATAGATATGTAACAGGCGAATGCCCAAATTGTGGAAATAATGCAAAAGGGGATCAGTGTGAAAACTGCTCTAAGTTATTATCCCCAACCGATTTAATAAATCCAAAATGTATAATTTGCAAAAATATTCCCATTATAAAAACAACTAAGCATATCTACATTGACTTACCAAAGATAAAGGATGAACTTTCACATTGGATGCAAATAACCGAACTAAATACAAACTGGAATACCAATGCCATTAAAATAACAAATGCATTCTTAAGAGATGGACTTAAAGAGAGAGCAATAACAAGAGATTTAAAATGGGGCATACCAGTACCCAAAAAGGAATATGAGAATAAAGTATTTTATGTATGGTTTGATGCACCAATTGGATATATATCAATTACAAAAGAAATCTCAAAAGATTGGGAATCCTGGTGGAAAAATAATGAAGAGACGAATTTAGTGCAATTTATCGGAAAAGACAATATTCTATTCCACACCGTTATATTTCCCTCAATAGCACTTGGGAGCAAGGAAAATTGGACAATGCTAAGCAAACTGGCTTCAAGCGAATATTTAAACTACGAAAACTTAAAATTTTCAAAATCTGCAGGAACTGGAATATTTGGAAACGATGTCATTACCACTGGCATACCTTCTGATATTTGGCGATTTTATATATATTATAACAGACCTGAAAAATCTGATTTTCAATTTATGTGGGATGACTTTATGGAAAGGGTAAACAGTGAACTTATTGGAAATTTCTCAAACCTTGTTAACCGAGTATTAACATTTTATAAAAAATTCTTTGGAGACCAAATAGACAAAATAGAAATAAAAGAAGATTTTTGGCAAGAAATCAATCTTAAATATGATAAAACCCTAAATTTTTTCAAACAAGTCGAACTAAAATCGGCCCTAAAAGAAATTCTTGACATCTCAAGAACAGGTAATAAAATATTTCAAGATAAAGAACCATGGAAAACAAAAGACAGTACACCTCAAAAAACAAAAGAACTATTATTAAATTTAATATATTTAATAAGGGATCTATCTATCTTAATCTCACCATTTATACCGCACACAAGTGACAAAATAAGAAGATTTTTTGGAAACAGTTATGAAATTTCTAACAGATTCTTAGGAACAAATTTGGGATTAAGTACAATTCAGTTCACAGAAGTACTATTTATAAAACTAGAAAAACACTTAATTAATAGTTTAAAATTAAAATATTCAGGGAGCAAAAACATGCAAGATGAACAAACAAGCAATCAAATAAATCCAATAAATTTATTTAGCGAACAAGTATGCTTAAAAGTTGTACAAGTAAAAACAATAGAGCGAAATCCAGACGCAGAAAAGCTGTTCATTTTAAAACTTAATGATGGAAGTTCTGATGGCAAACAAATTGTAAGCAGTCTTGCGGATTATTACAAAGAAGAAGAACTAATTGGGAAACACATAATAATAGTAGATAACTTAAAGCCTGCCAAATTTAGAGGAATAAAATCTGAAGGAATGCTAATTGCAACTGAAGATAAGGATAAGAATTTTAAAGTAATAATTGTAGAAGATTTTAAAGATAATCCCATTCCTGGGGAGAGAATAATACTTGAGAGTGATAGTTACAAGGAATTAAAATCACCAGCTAAGATCAGCATAGATAAATTCTTTAAAACTCAAATTGTAGCAGAAAATGGAGAACTTAAAATAAACGGTATTAACCTAATACTAGAACATTCTAAAGAAAAAATACTATCTATAGAAATTCCAAATGGAAAGGTCTATTAA
- a CDS encoding MATE family efflux transporter: MYSLSKFKKSSVYQDILNIAIPTTIEFFLFNVVAFTDNIMVSYLGDYPVVGVSLANKFFELFSTIAFAVMGAYNILATRQYAQGNIAGFKNTFFISILILLFFSFLFIVISLFYSYFFLGLLSDDLLAISYGVSYLNIAVYSFIFAVVKGIIANSLKVVKITKIQIATSVISVILNVVFNYLFIFVLNMGVVGAAIATTLVRLIELIFYLIYTVFNTNSHFYLKLENLKINPVIFSELIKVFVPIFLNDFIWYLGYFGLIAIFSRIDTAKYAAYSITFSIYFIGFNIIHAFCFAVNIVMGHEMNNDKEEIMSVAIYLSKIGFVLAVLTSFIMFALSFIAPHIFYKLEYADLMGVMLRYYSISVFFTSLAFQYLFGFFRAGASPNFGAIMEGSVTFIYTIPIAYFLAKYTQTPFELIVFIPTLEDVIKLGISLPYFYSTKWIKSIKTG, encoded by the coding sequence ATGTATTCATTAAGTAAATTCAAGAAAAGCAGTGTGTATCAAGATATTTTAAATATTGCAATCCCAACAACCATTGAATTCTTTTTATTTAATGTTGTTGCATTTACAGATAATATTATGGTGTCTTATCTTGGCGATTATCCTGTTGTTGGGGTTTCTCTTGCAAATAAATTTTTCGAACTCTTTAGTACTATTGCTTTTGCCGTAATGGGAGCTTATAATATATTGGCAACAAGGCAATATGCCCAAGGTAATATTGCTGGTTTTAAAAATACATTTTTTATTAGCATTTTAATTCTTCTATTTTTTTCCTTTTTATTTATAGTAATTTCATTATTTTATTCATATTTTTTTCTTGGATTATTATCTGATGACTTATTAGCTATTTCTTATGGAGTATCTTATCTTAATATTGCTGTTTATTCTTTTATATTTGCAGTTGTTAAGGGAATTATTGCTAATTCACTAAAAGTTGTTAAAATAACTAAAATTCAAATTGCTACTTCTGTTATTTCAGTTATTTTGAATGTGGTTTTTAACTATTTATTTATTTTTGTGCTTAATATGGGAGTAGTTGGTGCTGCTATTGCAACTACGTTGGTTCGCCTGATTGAGCTTATTTTTTATCTTATTTATACTGTTTTTAATACAAATTCACATTTTTATCTTAAGCTTGAAAATTTAAAAATCAATCCTGTGATATTTTCTGAGTTAATTAAGGTTTTTGTTCCAATTTTTTTAAATGATTTTATTTGGTATTTGGGATATTTTGGTTTAATTGCGATCTTTTCAAGAATTGATACGGCTAAGTATGCGGCTTATAGTATAACTTTTTCTATTTATTTTATTGGATTTAATATAATTCATGCTTTTTGCTTTGCTGTTAATATTGTGATGGGACATGAGATGAATAATGATAAAGAAGAGATAATGTCTGTTGCGATATATTTGAGCAAGATAGGTTTTGTTTTGGCTGTTTTGACTTCTTTCATAATGTTTGCTTTGTCATTTATAGCCCCCCATATTTTCTATAAATTGGAGTATGCAGATCTTATGGGAGTTATGCTAAGATATTATTCTATTTCAGTATTTTTTACATCACTTGCGTTTCAATATTTATTTGGGTTTTTCCGTGCAGGTGCATCTCCAAATTTTGGAGCTATTATGGAAGGTTCTGTAACTTTTATTTATACAATTCCTATTGCATACTTTTTAGCAAAGTATACGCAGACCCCATTTGAACTTATTGTCTTTATTCCAACTCTTGAAGATGTAATTAAGTTGGGTATTTCTCTTCCTTATTTTTATAGTACTAAGTGGATTAAGTCTATTAAAACAGGTTGA
- a CDS encoding ComEC/Rec2 family competence protein, which yields MILLFIISALNLFIRYYLRLNPIYLNLILMLIFLIKRNAHLSLTFMISISFLIIFEISLNFKRLEDNVYQITNITYFEKYSNTKIESIDGFGKKYKFIFKNIEDKYKIGDIVKIQNKKMQLIKRPLLVKLREKYNKLINQFLNSISIKYSHFSKAILTNNKSNITKYESNLFQKAGISHILVVSGLHFYLIYIIFYYLVHIIKSEKLKYLILSAILLNYLILTGFSPSALRAFIMIETLMIYKLTYGKINLLSTLSISFIINAIILPHTLNSIGFKLSYLAVLGISISLALNQRYNLNNLISPIFTTLLIQVSTAPILYANDLNLQPISILSNLIVTPLMLVFLILTILSLGVYTVNTHLFLFFDLINTHIFKAIKDTAIIFGKFPVIQNYNIGIFLVLSILTIFYIIYKLEQEKRYGNKSVKH from the coding sequence GTGATTTTATTGTTTATCATAAGTGCATTAAATTTATTCATAAGATATTACTTAAGACTAAATCCAATATATTTAAATCTAATCTTAATGTTAATTTTCTTAATCAAAAGAAATGCCCATTTGTCACTCACATTCATGATTAGTATAAGTTTTCTGATCATCTTTGAGATTAGTCTAAACTTTAAAAGACTTGAAGATAATGTTTATCAAATAACAAACATTACCTATTTTGAAAAATACTCAAATACCAAAATTGAATCAATAGATGGATTTGGGAAAAAATATAAATTCATATTCAAAAATATTGAAGACAAATACAAAATCGGAGATATCGTCAAAATTCAAAATAAGAAAATGCAACTTATTAAAAGACCGCTGCTAGTAAAGCTTAGGGAAAAATACAATAAACTAATAAATCAGTTTTTAAACTCAATCAGCATCAAATATTCTCACTTTTCAAAAGCAATTCTAACAAACAATAAATCAAATATAACAAAATACGAGAGTAATTTATTTCAAAAAGCAGGCATATCACATATCTTAGTGGTATCTGGTCTACATTTTTACCTAATTTATATCATTTTTTATTATTTAGTCCATATCATTAAAAGTGAAAAACTAAAATATTTAATTCTAAGCGCAATACTACTCAATTATTTAATCTTAACGGGCTTTTCACCATCTGCACTAAGAGCATTCATAATGATAGAAACGCTTATGATCTATAAATTAACATATGGTAAAATTAATTTGCTTAGTACATTATCAATTAGTTTTATAATAAATGCCATAATATTACCACACACACTCAATTCAATAGGATTCAAGTTATCTTATCTTGCAGTACTTGGAATATCAATCTCTCTTGCTCTTAATCAAAGATATAACTTAAATAATCTCATATCTCCAATTTTTACAACACTTTTAATTCAAGTTTCAACAGCTCCCATTCTTTATGCTAATGATCTCAATCTTCAGCCAATCTCAATACTATCAAATCTAATAGTTACTCCCCTAATGCTAGTATTTTTGATACTAACAATATTAAGTTTAGGTGTCTACACGGTCAACACGCATCTATTTTTATTCTTTGATCTAATTAACACTCATATCTTTAAGGCAATAAAAGACACAGCCATAATCTTTGGCAAATTTCCAGTAATTCAAAATTATAATATAGGAATATTTTTAGTCTTAAGTATTCTAACGATATTTTACATAATTTATAAATTAGAACAAGAAAAGAGATACGGCAACAAAAGTGTAAAACACTAA
- a CDS encoding MATE family efflux transporter: MDYLRIVFVLYIFIPYSFLSAMGFNSIKDVKIPLVITIFVVLMNII, translated from the coding sequence ATGGATTATTTAAGGATTGTTTTTGTTCTCTATATTTTTATACCTTATTCTTTTTTATCTGCCATGGGTTTTAATAGTATTAAGGACGTAAAGATACCTTTAGTTATTACTATATTTGTTGTATTAATGAATATTATTTAA
- the pta gene encoding phosphate acetyltransferase, whose protein sequence is MESIMGSFNFKDYVCGRAKRIVMEKGDRASIVFPESMDDRILKATIYILKEKLAGLVVLIGCKDKVFRRLKEFVGFSGDILEMIRVIEPNSFKDFNRYLDEYLSLRYSKTLTLSKAREELLDEIVFSMMMVRLGEVKTCVCGALASSAKVLRSVFGILPKLKETKCISSFMIMDTGNDFGRFETCFGYEGILMFADCAVIINPDSMQLAEIAIQSANSFKNIFSAEPKVALLSFSTKGSAHSVEVEKVRCALDIVKKKCINLLIDGELQIDAALVKSVAEKKCSDSLVAGAANVLIFPNLEAGNIGYKLVERLAFAKAYGPFLQGLKNPVSDLSRGCSVDDIVLTSALMIGS, encoded by the coding sequence ATGGAGAGTATTATGGGATCTTTTAATTTTAAAGATTATGTTTGTGGTAGAGCAAAAAGAATTGTGATGGAAAAGGGAGATAGGGCTAGTATAGTTTTTCCTGAGAGTATGGATGATAGGATTTTAAAGGCTACTATTTATATTTTAAAGGAAAAACTTGCAGGACTTGTGGTGCTTATTGGGTGTAAGGATAAGGTTTTTAGAAGATTAAAAGAATTTGTGGGCTTTAGTGGTGATATCTTAGAAATGATAAGAGTTATAGAGCCCAATTCTTTTAAAGATTTTAATAGATATTTAGATGAATATTTAAGTTTACGATACAGTAAGACATTAACTCTAAGTAAGGCTAGAGAGGAACTTTTAGATGAGATTGTTTTTTCTATGATGATGGTGAGACTTGGTGAGGTTAAGACTTGTGTATGTGGTGCTTTAGCATCTTCTGCTAAGGTTTTAAGGAGTGTGTTTGGAATACTTCCTAAGCTTAAAGAAACTAAATGTATATCTTCTTTTATGATTATGGATACTGGGAATGATTTTGGTCGGTTTGAAACTTGTTTTGGGTATGAGGGAATTTTAATGTTTGCTGATTGTGCTGTAATAATAAATCCTGATTCTATGCAGCTTGCAGAAATTGCAATACAGAGTGCAAATTCATTTAAAAATATTTTTAGCGCAGAACCAAAAGTGGCTCTTTTAAGCTTTTCTACAAAAGGGTCTGCTCATTCTGTTGAAGTTGAAAAGGTGAGGTGTGCCTTAGATATCGTTAAGAAAAAATGCATAAACTTACTTATTGATGGGGAACTGCAGATTGATGCAGCTTTAGTTAAAAGTGTTGCAGAGAAAAAATGCAGTGATTCCTTGGTTGCTGGTGCTGCAAATGTACTTATTTTTCCTAATTTGGAGGCTGGTAATATTGGGTATAAGCTTGTTGAGAGATTGGCCTTTGCTAAGGCTTATGGACCTTTTTTACAAGGACTTAAGAATCCCGTTAGTGATCTCTCGCGAGGTTGTTCTGTAGATGATATTGTATTAACAAGTGCATTGATGATTGGTAGTTAG
- the rsmA gene encoding 16S rRNA (adenine(1518)-N(6)/adenine(1519)-N(6))-dimethyltransferase RsmA, which produces MCYILLSMNINYNSINSIKRMLESKNIAPRKIWGQNYLINEHIREKLVDALEIKENERIWEIGPGLGAMTIILLKKANFLTVFEIDPKYSEILNEQFGQLKNFKLIKGDFLKTYKQEGQNINKIFSNLPYNIASKVISMLIEDEILTHMVFTVQKELADRMLAKEGNKNYSSFTVLVQSHFNVIKIMDIDKKNFYPIPKVKSTTLKLIPCKKEIKNFKAFNKLVRTVFTSRRKKLKNTIINFIADDNILNEDFLKNFLDKRPEEISVKEFIAISNKLTTNHQCTC; this is translated from the coding sequence ATATGCTATATTTTATTATCTATGAACATAAATTATAACAGCATAAACAGCATAAAACGTATGCTTGAAAGCAAAAATATAGCTCCACGAAAAATATGGGGACAGAATTACTTAATTAACGAGCACATAAGAGAAAAACTAGTAGATGCGCTTGAAATCAAAGAAAATGAAAGAATCTGGGAAATAGGTCCAGGACTTGGAGCAATGACAATTATCTTACTTAAGAAAGCAAATTTCTTGACAGTCTTTGAAATTGATCCTAAGTACTCAGAAATTTTAAATGAACAATTTGGACAACTTAAAAATTTTAAGCTAATAAAAGGTGATTTTTTAAAGACATATAAACAAGAAGGACAAAATATTAATAAAATATTTTCAAATTTACCTTATAACATTGCATCAAAAGTAATATCAATGCTTATTGAAGATGAAATCTTAACTCATATGGTATTTACAGTACAAAAAGAACTAGCAGACAGAATGCTTGCAAAAGAGGGAAATAAAAATTACTCGTCATTCACAGTGCTAGTTCAATCACACTTTAATGTAATTAAAATAATGGATATTGATAAAAAAAATTTTTATCCAATTCCTAAAGTAAAATCAACAACTCTCAAACTCATTCCGTGTAAGAAAGAAATTAAAAATTTTAAAGCATTCAACAAATTAGTTAGAACAGTATTTACAAGTCGAAGAAAAAAACTTAAAAATACGATCATTAACTTTATTGCAGACGACAATATTCTTAACGAAGATTTCTTAAAAAATTTTTTAGATAAAAGGCCTGAAGAGATTTCTGTTAAAGAATTCATTGCTATTTCAAATAAACTAACTACCAATCATCAATGCACTTGTTAA